The stretch of DNA CTGTGGTTCGCCCCGGGTCCATACACTGAGTCAGGATTGGCGTACGCGGCTGGGGCGCGACGACTAGGGCAATAGAAGGTAGCAACCGGCGTTTGCAGGGTTGTTCCAAGCGCCTCCATCTTCGCTGCGCCCGTCAGCCCCGCGCCGATGTCGTGCAGTGCGGACTCTTCCATGAAAGGGAGGCTGCTGTACGCCCAACTCCCCGGTTGCGAGGCGCCGAACCCTTTATCGGGGTCGCCGGTCCACAGATAACCCCACCCTGCCGAGGGCAGAAATCCATGGGTGTCGTGGTGCAGTTGCCACGCCAAGGCCACTTGCTTGAGCTGGTTGGTGCACTGGGCTCGCCGGGCCGCCTCGCGCGCGGCTTGCACGGCTGGGAGCAGCAGGGCGACGAGGATGCCGATGATGGCGATCACCACCAGCAGTTCCACCAGCGTGAATGCCTTGGCCGTAGGTCTCGGGAATGGCCGTTCGGTCTTCATCTCTGTCTTCCTTGGAGAAGCAACAATCGTTGAATAAGGTTGCTCGGCGGGGCCGCCACCCCAACGACCCCGCCGAGCCATTATCTACTAGGAATGGTTACGCACGCTCCGCGCCCCAAGCGCAGCGGCGCCCAGGGCGACCAGAAGCAGCGAGCTCGGCTCAGGCACGGCGGCAAAGAGGAACTCCGACGTATCCAAAGCGGTGTCGCTGATCCGCACCTCATCGATCACCGCGTCGGCCCAGTCCGCGACGCCCCCGTTGAAGGCGCCTCGGCCGATCGAATAGTTCGCGTCGCTGGCGAACAGCACCTCGCCGGAGGTGCCGGCAAAATCCTCACCCGCGATCGAGCTGACCAACTCGTACGGCGTGTCTTCGCCAGCGACATAGAGACTCGCTGAGGCATCGGTCAACACGAACGCCAAGTGGTTCCACTCCCCGGCAGTGATGGTCGATCCACCAGCGAGAAAGTGGACGTCGCCGTCACCGTCGATCCATTCGATGAACAACTGGTTGGGAACGGCGTTCGGGAAGTCGTCGCCCCGCACCAAGACCTTGAGAGGCGGCACGACGCTCGACGTCGGTTTGCCGTCCTTCCCAAAAACCGCCTGGAAGCCGCCGATCGCATTCATGTTGAAGGCGAGTTCCATCGTCATCGAGCTAAACAACTGCGAATTGATCGCGGCACCGCCCGAGTAGTTGTCGTCGTTCAGTCCGGCGTCGTCGCCGCCGGGGCCGAAGTCGAGCGACAACGTATTCGGCAGCCCGCTCCGGAGCGGGACGGGCGACACGTTCGTCGAGTAAGACGCCGAAGTGAAAGTGGGATCGAAAGTTTGCATGTGGTTGCTGTTGCCCGAGGAATCGAGCACCGAACCGGGACCGGCAGCGATCAACGCGCCGTCGCTCCCTTCTTCGTGCCGCCAATAGGCGGAGGTGGCTGCTTGGCTTGCCTGGGCCAGCCCTATGACCGCCAGCAAAGCGGGGAGGGCAGTCCACGCCATGCGGCGGGGAGACATCATCATCGTGGTGTTACTCATGAGCCTTGTCTCACAGGGAGAGGAAGAGAGGGGGCATGGCCCAGCCGAAATGGCCTGGGCCACGACCCGAAAAGAAGCAGCTTTATTTCCGGCGATGCAGAACGGAGGTCGCCAGCAGTAAACCCGTGAACAAGGCGACGCCCGTCGGCTCGGGGACAGCGACCGCCGACCCGGACGACGCCCCGTAGTTGTTCGACCAGACGGTGTAGTCACCCGAATCGATTACGCTGTTGTTGTTGCCATCGGCAGCAAGTTCGGTCGTTGAGTCCAGTGTGTCACGCCAGACGGTGTAGTCCGCGGCGTTGACCGAGCCGTCGCCGTTGTAGTCGCCATCGATGCCCGGCGCCGTGATGAAGAGGAACTCGTCAGGAGTGAGGGCGACATCGCTGATGCGCACCTCGTCGATGAGGGCGTCGGACCAGTCCGTAACTCCGTTGTTGAACATGCCACGACCGATCGAGAAGCCGGCCGGCTCAAAGATCGTGACCTCTCCGGGGCCGAGGGCGCCGGCGAAGTCTTCACCGGAGATAGCGTCCTTCAGCAAGTAGTCGCCCGTCTCGCCGGCCACCCAAAGTTCGGCCGCGCTGTCGGTGAGCGTGAACGCTAGATGGACCCACTGGCCCGCGACCGCCGACTCACCCGAGGCAAGCGAATGGATATCGCCGTCGCCGTCGATCCATTCGATGAACAGTTGGTTGGGGATTGCATTCGGGAAGTCGTCGCCGCGCACCTTGATTTGCAACGGCGCGACCGGCGAATCGATCTCGCCTTCGGCGTCGCCAAGAGGCTTGCCATCGTGGCCGAACAGCGTTTGAAAGCCGCCAATCTCATTCATGTTGAAAGCCAACTCGACCGTCATCGCGGTGAACAACTGGGTCTGAATCGGCTTGCCGGCGGTGTAGTTGTCGTCGTTGCGGCCGCCACCGTCCTCGGTCCCGACGGGGTTGGCGCCGAAGTCCAGCGACAGGTCGTTCGGCAGGCCGCTCCGCAGTGCTAGCGGTGATACGTTCGACGAGTAGGTCGCGGCAGTGAACGGAGCGTTCGCCGAGCTAAACGTCTGCATGTGGTTGCCGGCGCCCGACGAATCCAGCACGGTATTCGAGCCATCGGGCACGATCGATCCGGCCGGCCCTTCTTCGTGTCGCCAGTAGGCGGCCGTCGCCGCTTGACTCTCGGCCGGCGGGATCGCCAGGAAAGGCGCAACGAGCACTAAGGGCAGCCGCGCGGCTCGATATCGATTGATGATCATTTGCCTGGATCGATGGTTTCGCATGGTGGAGTTCCTGTAGGAGGAGTGTTTTGAGAAGCCGCCTAGTACTTATTTCTATTGATTGTTATCGCGATTCCGTGCGGTCGCTTGCGGACTGCCGAAAAGCAGCTCGGCGTTTTCGAGCTTTTTGGCGGATACACGCACCTCGTCGATGAGCCCGGCGTAGTCGCGCCCCATCCGACCTTCAACCGAGCCACGCCCGACCACCCAGGTGCCACGCCGCCAAAGCGGAGACGTATCGATCGATACCTTGACCGGATCGCTAGACCTGCCGTGCTCGTCAGCCACTTGGAGGGAGAGCTCGCCTTTCTCGCAAGTCACGGCGACATGTCGCCACTCACCCTCCACGACGTCGATGTCGCTCGTGAGTCGCACCTGTTCGCCAGACGGACTGAGCAGTTCGAAAACGATCGCCGGCGGGTTACCGAGGAGACCGAGCTGTAGCTGCGGCGTGATTGTCCCACCGACATCCTCTTCCTTGGCCAGGACAATCTGTTCCCGGTCAATGCTCTCCGGGCAGAAGCTGGCCTCGATCGTGAAGTCGCGGAGCGGGTAGCGGTCTAGCAAATCCATGTGCGTCAACGACTGCTCCGGATTCGTATACAAGTCCCGACTCGGAGCCGGCGCCTCGGGCGCCAAACGATCGTCGAGCGATTGACGATTCACAACGCCTGGGATCGATAGAGGCCGACTCGGGTGGGTGGTCGTGATCGCTGGCGCCGAAGCTTCGAAGAACGCATACAGGTGATTGTTGCGCCCCGAGAAGTCGTGGGCAGCAATAGCGCCCATCCGACTGCTAACGTTCGCCACTTGCTGATCAGGCTCTCCCGCTTCGAACCTCCACCACGCCAGCGCCGAAGCCGCAGCGCGAACCGCTGGCGGCTGCGTTGGGATAGCGGAATGCAGCGCCAAGTTCGCGCGACGCACTTCCATAACGTCTGGCTTAACGACCTCACGGTCGTACGTGATCAACCCGTTGACCTCGACCTCGACGTCCGTCAGCTGCGTGTACACCGCCGCGCTGAGGTGGGATTCGACCAATGGCCGCAGCCGCGCAATCAAGTCGCCGTACTCGTTGGTGAGCTGATCGGGCTTCTGGAAACTAAGGTAACCCCAGTTTTCCTTGTCCCGCCACGTATGCCCCTCCATCGGCAGGCCAAGGCCGCCAAACTCGCCGACCACCGCGGCGCGGTCCGGCTCAGCGGGGGGCGAACCGGGCCCCGGATAAAAGTGATCGTCATCGATATGCCCCGCGCCGAAATCGTTGCCGCCGCTCGCGGCGATGACGAGGCGGCTAGGATCGTACGCCTTTAACCAATCGGAAACCTCGACCGTGTCGAACTGGCCCCAACCCTCGTTGAAAGGAACCCAGGTGACGATGCAAGGAAAGTTATAGAGCGCATCGACCATCGCCTTGAGTTCAACTCGATACTGCTGAGCTGATTCCGCAGTTCGCGTGGTCTCCACGCCGTCCGCTGGCCACGGGGCGTGCTCTCCCCCGTTGGGCATGTCTTGCCACACCAACAGGCCCAGTCGGTCACACCAGTAGTACCACCGCGCTTGCTCAACCTTCACATGTTTACGCACCATGTTGAAGCCCAGTCGCTTCGCCTGCTTGAGGTCAAAGACCATCGCCTCTTCGGTGGGCGGTGTGTAAAGGCCGTCCGGCCAGTAGCCCTGATCGAGAGGACCATACTGAAACAGTGGCTCGCCATTGAACAACATCCGTACGTGGCCGTTGCGATCGGGTCCTAGTTCGATCGACCGAAAGCCGAAGTAACTGCTCACCCGATCAACGATCTCACCGCTCTTCACCAGACGCACCTCGAGGTCGTAGAGAAAGGGATCGTCTGGCGACCAGGAATGGGGATCGGGGATCTCCAGCGTGAGAAGACTGCCAGATCGGCCGCTAGCCGACGCCACCACGTCCCCGTCAACCACAGCGCTCACCTCGATCTCCATCGAGTCGTCAACGCCGACCGCATCAACGACAACATCAACCACCGAATCCCTGAGGCGTGGGGTCGTCTTTAGGTTGCGGATCGCGGCTTGCGGCGTTGGCTCGAGCCATACCGTCTGCCAGATGCCGCTCACGGCCGTGTACCAAATCCCGTCAGGCTTAAGGTGCTGCTTGCCCTGCGGTTGGCTGCCCGAGTCGGTCGGGTCCTCAACGGCTACGACCAACACGTTGTTGGCGTTGGCATCCAAGGCTTCGGTGACGTCAAAGCTAAAGGGATCGAAGCCGCCGCGGTGTTCGCCGATCCGCTTGCCATTGAGCCACACCGCCGCGCCCCAATCGACGGCGCCAAAGTGCAGCAGCACGCGGCGCTCGCCCCAGGCAGCGGGGACGCGGAACTCGCGGCGGTACCACGCCTTCTGATCCGGCAGCAAAGGCTTCTCAACGCCGCTTAGCTGACTCTCGATCGGGTAAGGCGCAAGAATCTTGTCGGGGTACTCGCTGGGCTGTTGCTCAGCGGCGTCGAGGATGGCGAGGTCCCATTCGCCGTTGAGATTGAGCCATTCGTCACGCACCATTTGCGGACGGGGGTATTCGGGCCAAGCGGTCTCGGCAGAAACCTCAGCCGCCCAGCGCGTCACCAACTTCGGTGACGCGCCGCGCGTCGAAGAGACGACCGCTAGCGAGAGCACGAGCGTCAACGCGATTCGGGATGCAGGACTGTTGAGGATCATAGAAGAGGCAGCAGAACAAGATCGCAGAATGAGACTATTGCGCCATCGGCGCCGCTAGCAGGATGACAGGGTCAAGCAGCACAAGACGATCGTAGATCGGTCCGTCGCCGCCATCGGTGGCGAAGAGCGTGAGATGACGGTCGCCTGCTTTGAGATCAGCGCCAAACACCACGTCGCCGTTCTCGCGGCAGAAACCGAGGCGTTCGTAACGCAGTTCGCCATCGACAAAGACCTGAAAACTGGTCTTCGCCTCCGGGTGAAACGGCAGCGAGACGTGAGACTTCTCTAGGTGCGCGAGCACGCCGCGGAACGCCTTGGGCGCGACGCCGAAGTGCTTTCGGATCGCGTCGAGGTCGATGGTCATTCCGACATTGGCGTGTAGACCGACAATCCCGTCGCGGACCCACCGTGAACGGTCAAGCAGCGCCCGCTTAGTGCCGGCGCCCCAGAATCCCTCCGAGTCCGATTCCACGCTGCTCATCAACGGATCGGCCTGGCTGTCGAAGGGACGCCGCGCCCAGATCGGCCCCCACGAGCCTCCACTAAACTCCGGCGCTTCGACCGTAACGCCTTCGAGGTCCACAGGGATGGCGGCTCCGCCCGGCGCTGGCACGAAAACACTGTGCACCCAGGGATTGCCCGAAACCGCCGACACCAACCCCGTCGCCGGAGCCGCGCGAACGCCCTTGCGCTCGGACCACGGCAGACTCGTCCACGTGCCTGTGTTGGGATCGATGGAACCTGCAAACCGGTACTCGTTAGGCGCGCTGCCGCACACGACGTCGACTAGGCTCAACTCGGTTGGCCCCAAGGCGCCCGGCCGCTGTCCTCGGAAATCGCGGTCCAGCCACGGGGGATCGCTCGATTGCTGGGGCGAGTCGAATCCGGCTTTATCCGCACGGATCGACATGCCGGTCGTGAGCCGCACGGCTTCCATTTGCTCATGGTCGCATTGGACATCGACCTCGCCCTCGAAGACGACGACATTCGTTTCATCCGCCTCCACGACAACACCGAAGGCGGTGCCGATATCGATGACGCGCGCGTTCGGCGTATTGACGACGAAGTTGCCCTCCTCAGAACGCCCGGTGAGACGTCCCTCAATCAGCAAGACCTCACCACGCCCGGTGATCTTCATGCGCGCCGGGCCGAACAGAACCGCGATGGCGTCCGATGCGAACTCTAACTTGGCGACGCCTCGCTTGAGTCGCAACTCGTCGCCAATCTGAAGCCTCAACAAGAAGTCGGCGACGCCCGAGCCAAGGGCCCAGTCGGCGTCGCTCGACATTGAAACGATGCGCGCCGCAAAGACCTCTGGCGCCACCGGCTCGGCGACATCCTCGGACGTAACCGGCGCCTCCGATGGCGATGACGCCGCCATCACAACGGGATCTGCGAGGGGCGCCTCGGGTCGTTGCGCTATGACAGCCAGGCCGCCTAGTACAAGAACCACCGCCGCAGCGGCAACCGAAGCCCCTCGCCACGCGCGAAAGCCGGGCGCCGACGACGTCTCTTCGAGGGCCGTCCGTCGATCGAACGCGGAATCCGTAACGGGGGCGATGCGATCATGCACCTTACGATAAGCCCGGGCCGTTTGGTCCGTCTGGCTGGATGCGCCAGCCCGGCTGGCCAAGCTGAAGTGCATCTTCGTCAGCTCAAGGTAGCGACGTCGGCCTTGCTCGTCGCGCAGCAGCGAATTCAGACGCTGCCGCTTGGTCTCCTCAATCTCTCCGTCAAAGAGATCGCCGATCAGTTGATCCAATTCATCGTTCATTGGCGTCATCTGCCATTCAAACCAATTACCCCGTGAGAGCCTCTCACCTTTACGCCCCAATCTCCGCCATCCGCTGCTGCACACAGCGAATCAAGGAAGATCGAATGCTCCTCAAGACTCTTTGCGCGTGACCCGCGGTGCGCTGCAACAGCTCCGCAACGAGATGCACGTCGCCGCCGGATTGGTACCGCGCCCGGACGATTTCGCGATCGGCGGGGGCGAGCTTCTGCAAACAGATCTCCAGGGCTTCTCGCTCGAGCTCGATGTCGTTCAACTGCCGGATGGCTGTCGCTGCGAGCGATTCGAGCACGTCATCGTCGAAGGTTAGAACCCGCTTGCGTCGATTGACGCGGCGGTAATTGAGCACCTCGTACTGCGCGATTCGGGCGGCCCAAGCGAAGAAGTTCGTCGACAAATCGAAGTCGTCGAACTTCCGCCACAGGACGACGAGCGTGTCTTGGATGATCTCCTCGGCGTCCTGCCACGACGGCACCAGCGTGTGGACAAACGCCGAAATACGAGAATGGTTTTGTGCATGCAGCACCAGAAACAACTCCGCCCGGTCACGTTCGGCGTTCGCCGGGTCCGTTCGCTCGTCGTCCAGCCGGTCGGCTTCGTCTCCACGCATTGTTGATGGTTGGATTGGGTCCATCGAGGAAGAATCCGCCTATGCTTACTGCGACCCGAGTTCTCTGCGGACCGTTCGTGAACGGCACACTAGCTGACCCTGGAAGCCGATCTCGGGCCTCATCGGACCAGCAGGAGCACTGACAAAAGGAGAAGAGGTGGGTTGATCGAGAATCAGGAGTCCAGAAAGGGGCGACGCGCCGCGGACTCTCCTATATAGAAGACAACCAGCCCCCTCCATTACGCGCGCGATTATCCGGAAGAATGGCCAGATTTCCGGATATCGGGGGGGATCCGTGGATCAGGATCGCCAGCGACGCGATCTCGACCGAGAGTAGCGGATTGGACGCCCCCAGAAGGACTGGGCTTTCGTGGAGAGCCGCGAAACTCGAACTCCATCGGCGCCGCCACACCTTGCGCCCCGCTACTCCCGGTGAGGACAATTCCCCCCGGGGAGCTTGCTAGATCGTCCTTCCCTGCGCTCCCTAAAACCTCATGGATCACCAAGAGAGTCACAGAGACCGCTCTCCGTGACTTCCTCGGTGGCCCTAGGGTTACTCGATGGACTCAGGTCGCGAACTCGAAACCCTTGCGGGGTTCGCGGCTCAGGAGGCCGTCGGCTTGCTCGTCGTTGACGAACCGTTCGCTCGCCGGGTCGAACGTCACCTTGCGGCCCAGCCGCATCGCGATGTTCGCCACGTGGCAGACCGTCAGGTGCCGGTGGTGGGAGGCGACGTCGGAGATCGGCGTCTGGCGGCTCTTGACGCAGTCGATGAAGTTGCGGACGTGGTTCACGCCATCGGCGAGGCCGTTCTTCTCGGCCTGCTCCCGCGTCAGCCCGTTGTAGAGATCGCCGAAGGCCGAGTCGGGGAGCGGCTCGCCCTCCAGTTCCTCGACGGGCTTGCCCTTGAGCTTGCCGCGGTTGACGAAGAAGCGGCCCTTCTCGCACTCGAACATGATGCCGTTGTCGAAGTCCAACCGCTCGGAGCGGTCGACGATGTCGAGTTCGACCCCGTCCTCGAACTTGACGTTCAAATCGAAACCCGTCGCCGTGTTGAGGCGCGTCTCGTCAACGGGATAGCCGTCCTTGAACTCAACAGGGTGATCGACACGCTTGGGGTCGATCGTAAAGCGGCCCATCGAGGCGTCGCTCTTGCCGAGGCCCCAGAGGGCGATGTCCACGTGGTGCGCGCCCCAGTCGGTGAGCTTGCCCCCGGCGTACTCGTACCACCAGCGGAAGTGGGCGTGTCCGCGGCTGTAAGGGAACTCGCTGCCGTACCCTCCCTGCGGGAGTTCGGACGCCGAGCGGAAGTCGGCCCACGGCGCCGGGCCGAGCCAGCGGTTCCAGTTCATGCCCGATGGCGGGGCGCATTTGGGGAGCGAGTCGCTGCTCGGCGCGCCTTGCAAGCCGCACGTGACGCGTTGCACCTTGCCGGCGCGCTCGGTGCGCGCCAGCGCCGCGGCGGTCTGGAACTGGTAGTTCGAACGCTGCTGCGTGCCGACGGCCATCACGCCCTTCGAGCGGCCGAGCGCGTCGAGCATCAGCTGGCCCTCGCCGACGTTGTGCGTCAGCGGCTTCTCGGAGTAGACGTCCTTGCCGGCTTGCAGCGCCTCGATGGCGATCTTCACGTGCCAGTGGTCGGGGGTCGCGATCACGACCGCGTCGATGTCGGGCCGGTCGAGGATGCGGCGGTAGTCTTCGTAGCGGTCCGGCGTTGGGGCCGCGACGCCGCGGCCCTCATAGACCGAGTGGAATTGGCGGACGGCGGCGTCGAGCTGGGCGCTGTCCACGTCGCACAGCGCGGCGCCGGGGCCGAACTTGAGAAAGTCGTGGACGAGCTGCCCGTATCGGATGCCCGTGCCGATGAACGCACAGACGGGCCGTTCGTTAGCGCTGCGGTAGCCGCTGGCCCACGCCCCCGGTGCGACGCTGGCCACGGCGGCCGACGCCGCGGAGACCTTCAAGAAATCACGGCGAGAAGCGAGCAGCGGCTTTGGTGACATCGAGGGAGACCTACG from Botrimarina mediterranea encodes:
- a CDS encoding LamG domain-containing protein, which codes for MSNTTMMMSPRRMAWTALPALLAVIGLAQASQAATSAYWRHEEGSDGALIAAGPGSVLDSSGNSNHMQTFDPTFTSASYSTNVSPVPLRSGLPNTLSLDFGPGGDDAGLNDDNYSGGAAINSQLFSSMTMELAFNMNAIGGFQAVFGKDGKPTSSVVPPLKVLVRGDDFPNAVPNQLFIEWIDGDGDVHFLAGGSTITAGEWNHLAFVLTDASASLYVAGEDTPYELVSSIAGEDFAGTSGEVLFASDANYSIGRGAFNGGVADWADAVIDEVRISDTALDTSEFLFAAVPEPSSLLLVALGAAALGARSVRNHS
- a CDS encoding LamG-like jellyroll fold domain-containing protein; this translates as MRNHRSRQMIINRYRAARLPLVLVAPFLAIPPAESQAATAAYWRHEEGPAGSIVPDGSNTVLDSSGAGNHMQTFSSANAPFTAATYSSNVSPLALRSGLPNDLSLDFGANPVGTEDGGGRNDDNYTAGKPIQTQLFTAMTVELAFNMNEIGGFQTLFGHDGKPLGDAEGEIDSPVAPLQIKVRGDDFPNAIPNQLFIEWIDGDGDIHSLASGESAVAGQWVHLAFTLTDSAAELWVAGETGDYLLKDAISGEDFAGALGPGEVTIFEPAGFSIGRGMFNNGVTDWSDALIDEVRISDVALTPDEFLFITAPGIDGDYNGDGSVNAADYTVWRDTLDSTTELAADGNNNSVIDSGDYTVWSNNYGASSGSAVAVPEPTGVALFTGLLLATSVLHRRK
- a CDS encoding sugar-binding domain-containing protein; its protein translation is MILNSPASRIALTLVLSLAVVSSTRGASPKLVTRWAAEVSAETAWPEYPRPQMVRDEWLNLNGEWDLAILDAAEQQPSEYPDKILAPYPIESQLSGVEKPLLPDQKAWYRREFRVPAAWGERRVLLHFGAVDWGAAVWLNGKRIGEHRGGFDPFSFDVTEALDANANNVLVVAVEDPTDSGSQPQGKQHLKPDGIWYTAVSGIWQTVWLEPTPQAAIRNLKTTPRLRDSVVDVVVDAVGVDDSMEIEVSAVVDGDVVASASGRSGSLLTLEIPDPHSWSPDDPFLYDLEVRLVKSGEIVDRVSSYFGFRSIELGPDRNGHVRMLFNGEPLFQYGPLDQGYWPDGLYTPPTEEAMVFDLKQAKRLGFNMVRKHVKVEQARWYYWCDRLGLLVWQDMPNGGEHAPWPADGVETTRTAESAQQYRVELKAMVDALYNFPCIVTWVPFNEGWGQFDTVEVSDWLKAYDPSRLVIAASGGNDFGAGHIDDDHFYPGPGSPPAEPDRAAVVGEFGGLGLPMEGHTWRDKENWGYLSFQKPDQLTNEYGDLIARLRPLVESHLSAAVYTQLTDVEVEVNGLITYDREVVKPDVMEVRRANLALHSAIPTQPPAVRAAASALAWWRFEAGEPDQQVANVSSRMGAIAAHDFSGRNNHLYAFFEASAPAITTTHPSRPLSIPGVVNRQSLDDRLAPEAPAPSRDLYTNPEQSLTHMDLLDRYPLRDFTIEASFCPESIDREQIVLAKEEDVGGTITPQLQLGLLGNPPAIVFELLSPSGEQVRLTSDIDVVEGEWRHVAVTCEKGELSLQVADEHGRSSDPVKVSIDTSPLWRRGTWVVGRGSVEGRMGRDYAGLIDEVRVSAKKLENAELLFGSPQATARNRDNNQ
- a CDS encoding FecR family protein, translating into MNDELDQLIGDLFDGEIEETKRQRLNSLLRDEQGRRRYLELTKMHFSLASRAGASSQTDQTARAYRKVHDRIAPVTDSAFDRRTALEETSSAPGFRAWRGASVAAAAVVLVLGGLAVIAQRPEAPLADPVVMAASSPSEAPVTSEDVAEPVAPEVFAARIVSMSSDADWALGSGVADFLLRLQIGDELRLKRGVAKLEFASDAIAVLFGPARMKITGRGEVLLIEGRLTGRSEEGNFVVNTPNARVIDIGTAFGVVVEADETNVVVFEGEVDVQCDHEQMEAVRLTTGMSIRADKAGFDSPQQSSDPPWLDRDFRGQRPGALGPTELSLVDVVCGSAPNEYRFAGSIDPNTGTWTSLPWSERKGVRAAPATGLVSAVSGNPWVHSVFVPAPGGAAIPVDLEGVTVEAPEFSGGSWGPIWARRPFDSQADPLMSSVESDSEGFWGAGTKRALLDRSRWVRDGIVGLHANVGMTIDLDAIRKHFGVAPKAFRGVLAHLEKSHVSLPFHPEAKTSFQVFVDGELRYERLGFCRENGDVVFGADLKAGDRHLTLFATDGGDGPIYDRLVLLDPVILLAAPMAQ
- a CDS encoding sigma-70 family RNA polymerase sigma factor, coding for MRGDEADRLDDERTDPANAERDRAELFLVLHAQNHSRISAFVHTLVPSWQDAEEIIQDTLVVLWRKFDDFDLSTNFFAWAARIAQYEVLNYRRVNRRKRVLTFDDDVLESLAATAIRQLNDIELEREALEICLQKLAPADREIVRARYQSGGDVHLVAELLQRTAGHAQRVLRSIRSSLIRCVQQRMAEIGA
- a CDS encoding Gfo/Idh/MocA family protein, which codes for MSPKPLLASRRDFLKVSAASAAVASVAPGAWASGYRSANERPVCAFIGTGIRYGQLVHDFLKFGPGAALCDVDSAQLDAAVRQFHSVYEGRGVAAPTPDRYEDYRRILDRPDIDAVVIATPDHWHVKIAIEALQAGKDVYSEKPLTHNVGEGQLMLDALGRSKGVMAVGTQQRSNYQFQTAAALARTERAGKVQRVTCGLQGAPSSDSLPKCAPPSGMNWNRWLGPAPWADFRSASELPQGGYGSEFPYSRGHAHFRWWYEYAGGKLTDWGAHHVDIALWGLGKSDASMGRFTIDPKRVDHPVEFKDGYPVDETRLNTATGFDLNVKFEDGVELDIVDRSERLDFDNGIMFECEKGRFFVNRGKLKGKPVEELEGEPLPDSAFGDLYNGLTREQAEKNGLADGVNHVRNFIDCVKSRQTPISDVASHHRHLTVCHVANIAMRLGRKVTFDPASERFVNDEQADGLLSREPRKGFEFAT